The following proteins are encoded in a genomic region of Nicotiana sylvestris chromosome 4, ASM39365v2, whole genome shotgun sequence:
- the LOC104227444 gene encoding uncharacterized protein: protein MHNLDLSLTGEQRLAQMNELEEFRLDAYENARIFKEKTKRCHDHLIKTKDFHEGDRVLLYNSRLRLFSGKFKSRWAGSYVVKHVSSYCANEIQNEQGNDSFKVNGHKLKQYLIRGFDKQSSSIVIK from the coding sequence ATGCATAATCTTGATCTTAGTCTTACAGGTGAACAAAGGTTAGCGCAGATGAACGAATTGGAGGAGTTTAGACTAGACGCGTATGAAAATGCGCGAATTTTCAAGGAAAAGACAAAACGGTGTCATGATCATCTGATTAAGACGAAGGACTTTCATGAAGGGGACAGAGTCTTACTATACAATAGTAGACTTAGGTTGTTCTCTGGAAAATTCAAGTCAAGATGGGCAGGTTCGTATGTGGTAAAACATGTCTCATCGTATTGCGCCAATGAAATACAGAATGAGCAAGGGAATGACAGCTTTAAGGTGAATGGGCACAAGTTGAAACAGTACCTTATTAGAGGATTTGACAAGCAATCCTCTAGCATCGTGATCAAATAA